From Salarias fasciatus chromosome 12, fSalaFa1.1, whole genome shotgun sequence, the proteins below share one genomic window:
- the gas1a gene encoding growth arrest-specific protein 1a, which produces MASCGAPLRSVCRPAWPLGCVLLCLACFSLASPSHGRRLICWQAIMNCQAESACNYAYDHYIRACGPVLNGDRKECPSHCISSLVQLNLTKSGPALEDCSCGQDSICTRTKRAIEPCLPRTTSTGCTEARHQCQRDPQCSSAMHDYLNHCGKLFNGAVCTNACRNVIANMRKIPKGQQLDTCMCDGTERAICEFVKSSMKELCFDYPDRYEASGSDEEYDDDFLEPDDPAEPDNGASLPAARCALTLLASILALLPFF; this is translated from the coding sequence ATGGCAAGCTGTGGCGCACCGCTCCGGAGCGTCTGCAGACCCGCCTGGCCCCTCGGCTGCGTGCTCCTGTGTCTTGCCTGCTTCTCCCTGGCTTCCCCGTCCCACGGCCGGCGGCTCATCTGCTGGCAAGCCATCATGAACTGCCAGGCCGAGTCCGCCTGCAATTACGCGTACGACCACTACATCCGTGCGTGCGGCCCCGTGCTGAACGGGGACAGGAAGGAGTGTCCCAGCCACTGCATCTCGTCGCTCGTGCAGCTCAACCTGACCAAGAGCGGCCCGGCGCTGGAGGACTGCAGCTGTGGCCAAGACTCGATCTGCACGCGCACCAAGCGGGCCATCGAGCCCTGCCTGCCCAGGACTACCAGCACCGGGTGCACGGAGGCGCGGCACCAGTGCCAGAGGGACCCGCAGTGCAGCTCCGCCATGCACGACTATCTCAACCACTGCGGGAAACTTTTTAACGGGGCGGTGTGCACGAACGCCTGCAGGAACGTGATCGCCAACATGCGTAAAATCCCGAAGGGTCAGCAGCTGGACACTTGCATGTGCGACGGCACGGAGCGGGCCATCTGCGAGTTCGTGAAGAGCAGCATGAAGGAGCTGTGCTTCGACTACCCGGACAGGTACGAGGCCAGCGGCTCCGACGAAGAGTACGACGATGACTTCTTGGAGCCGGACGACCCGGCGGAGCCGGATAACGGAGCCTCGCTCCCCGCAGCCCGCTGCGCTTTGACCCTGCTGGCATCCATTTTGGCTCTGTTACCCTTCTTTTAA